The genomic window AGCAGAAGAGTTGTCCTTCAATTTGCTATCAGCAAAACTTGAAATATCATATTTTTCTTGTAAATAATCCCGTGATTTTTCAATCTTTCTAATTACTTCCTGACGATCAGCTAGGATCTTAGTTATTTTTTCACTTAACTTTTCATCAAGATTATCTTTTTGTTTTTCTTCTTTTAATAATTTATAGAGCTCCATAGTCAAATCACATAATTGATTATAGAGCTCTATTTCATTTTTTTGGACATTAGTAATTTCTAAAATATCCATGATTAATTATCCCTTTATACTCAGATTAGAAGGCTGGGCATTATTTGAAGCAGATGCACTATTGGTTGCATTTATTGCTTCCTGCCAAGCCCCCCTAAGCTCAGACAGCAACCCCTTAACCTCTTCTAATGGCTTGACATCCTTGTTTATATTAGCTTCTACTAACTGATTACGCATATATTCATAAAGACTAAATAAGTTATTTGATATCTCATAATCCATATTTAATGTAGACATTAATTCTACTATTATATCTTGAGTTTTAATAATCGATTGATGAGCTTTATTATAATCTTTATCTTCAATCTCTTTTTGAGCATTAATTATATTTTTCACCGCACCATCATAAAGCATAAGCAATAATTTTCCAGGAGCAACTGTCTCGACCTTTGCTTTTTTATAAGTATTATATGCTTGAAGACTAGCATTCATAGTCGCTATTCCTCCTTAGTTCTAAAGAGTTGATTATGTGTATACATATTATATCGTATAATTATATAAAAAGTTTAGCACTTCTTAGGACTTTTTGGGTTAATTTGCTAGGACTATAATGAGATAAAAAAAGACTATTAGTATTATATTATGTAGCTACACAATTTCATCTACCAAAAAGCCTACTGCATCATCTAGTATTTCCTGTATATGTGCCGCAAAATCAAGTAGCTTTTCTGGTGGAATTTCTCTTATTATCTCTTCTGTCATAGAATCAATCATTTTTACATGAATACGCTCACTTTCTTCATGTACATTAAACTTAATATTATAATCAGAAATCTTAAATGCTTTATTAAGTTTATCCGTAGCTTTAGTCAAATTATCTAATGTAGGTTCTAACTTACTTGTGCTATCTTTTGTTTTATCAGCTATTGATTTGTTTTCAGATTTGTTATTCATCTTAACTTCCTTTTTAATAGGATTATCAAAGGCCTTCCCTTGCCCTTCAACACGCATTCCCTTTCCCCCTAATATTTTATTTGTATTTATTATCGTAATTTTATAAACATATCTTTAATAATCTAAACTCAAAAAACATTACTGGATATTTTTACAACTTTAATGAAAAAATAAAATATATAGTTAATTTAAATCTCCTTAGGAGGTGATCTTTTTCGATGTAATTTCTCATGGTCTTTGGGGTGGGGCTTTATTTGGATGGAGAAAAAACTATTGGTGGGCCTTTGGTTTTGGGGTAATGCCTGATATCCTTACATTTGGCCCCTATGCAATCTATCGTTTATTATCTGGTGATTTAGCCTATGGTAGACCTGCTATCGGTGACTATCCACCGTGGCTATTTACCATGTACGATATAACTCATAGCCTAATAATCGCAGGAATAATAGTATTTATCCTTTTTAAACTAGTTCCACCTATAGGCTATGCTTCATTAGCATGGATATTACATATACTTATGGATATCCCATCTCATAGTCATGACTATTTTCCTACTCCATTTTTATATCCTATAAGTGACTTTACTGTTGATGGGTTCTATTCAATATACATGTGGGGAGTTAACTGGTTTTTACTTATAATAGTTTATACCTTCTTTTTCTTACAAAAACGATCACAAAAATCCAAAGCCAAGTAGTTGGTTTCACTGCGAAAAACTAAACTTAGAATCGGCTGAGCAAACATGTTTTTTGTAGTTACTTTTTGCAGCAGAATCAGTAGTTTTAAAATACCCTATTGTCTTGTTAAGAAGGTGACAGGCATAATAATAAAATGTTAACATTATAATATTATGGCTTTGTTTTTCAATAAAAAGCAGGAGGTTGATTTTTTATGAATAGTGATTTACAACGAATAATAGACCTCATGAAAAACTCGAATAACACTGTGGTAGTAACCGGTGCTGGTATCAGTACCGAAGCAGGCATACCCGATTTCAGAGGGGAAAATGGGATATACCGTCAATTAGGCGAAGACCAAGTAATGGAGATAATTAATATTGATTATTTTCGTAATTTCCCAGATAAATTTTATTCCTTCTATCGTGAACATTTCAACTACCCAGAAGTAGCTCCTTCTGATGCTCGTTATGCTTTAGCGGATTTAGAGCAACATGGATATGTGAAAAATATTGTAACACAAAACATTGATAACCTTCACCAAAAAGCAGGAAGTAAAAATGTAATTCCTATACATGGAAATGCTGAAAGATTCAAATGCCTGGGTAGAAGGTGTGGCAAATTATATGATAAGCAGTACTTTTTAGATAGTGTTGAACAAGTACCTAAGTGCTCTGAATGTGGCTCTATTCTAAAACCTGATGTAATTTTATTTGGCGAAAATATATATAGCTATATGGATGCAGCTGATTCTATAATGTCAGCTCAATTACTAATAGTTATAGGATCATCATTAACTGTTTATCCATTAGCAGGCTTTGTCAATCATTTTTGTATCCTTACTCAAGACTTAGTGATAATAAACAGAGGATCAACTGCATTAGATCACTCAGCTCAGGTAAAGCTAGACACCACTGGCACTACTACTAGTGAAATATTAACTGAAATTTGTAATCAATTAGGAATAGATTCATTTTAAAATTAACTTATAACAAAGCAGCTTTTTGCATCAGAGTCCTTTCGTACTTATTACAAAAAAAGAGCGAACAGAGAGTGTACTTCTGTTCGCCCCGGAGAAGTCTCCTAAAACAGGGGGAATAACTGAATAATAGATTTTTTGGAGATCTGTGATAAGTTTTACTTCCAACATAATAAATATGCAAATAATATGCCAAATATGCATTTATAAAAAACCGCAGTCAATAGGCATTTTAGCTATAATAACACTTTAATGTTGGTGCAAAGTCGCAACGCCTTGTTGCATTTTTGTAAATTAAGCACACTTAATTTGCTGTTAAACAAAGAAAATAAAGGGAAATATTGTGTTGCATAAATGCAATGAAGAAGCGGTGCTAAACACCGCTTTTTATTATCCTCTATCCTCGAACATCAATCTTACCACCAATATGTGGGTGTACTGATTGCTCCATAGCCTTTACATTATCCATAAGCTCAGTCAACATTTCACAATTTTGAGTAGCAGTATCCATAGCCATTTTTAATACAGAAACACTAGCAGACTGCTTAAGTTTTGACTCATTTAGCGATATAGATAAAGCCGCTACATCCATTATCCCACTCCTTTATGACAAAATATATGGCTTTATAGTTTTCTCAATCTCCTTTTTCCATTCCTGAAATGCAGGTAATAAACTTGACTTCATAAGTTCTAAACCCTTTGCAGGTTCCTTATTCTCATAGGTTGCTACCATTTGGTCAACTGAATCACGCATTTTTTGGCTTTTATTTTCCAAATTGTTCTCTGGAAGTTTTTCTAGCATAGGTTGCATTGCACTTTCTATGGAAGAATATCCTACAACAAGATCATTAAACATCATAAGGGTTTCTTCAAATTTTCCTTCTTCAGTCTTTAGTTTTACTTGCTCTAAACCACTGTCCATGGTTTCTAATAATTCTAAGATTCTTACTATTACTTCATAATACTTTTCCATAATAAATATACCTCACACACCTTGTAAAAATATTCTAAATAGATAGTTCTTATTTTTCTATAAAATTAATTATCTCCTATAGTATGTATCATCGTTTTTGATGCTTTCTCCAAATTGTTTAGCTAATTTATTAAATGATTTAATTAATCCTAACATACTAAATAATAGTCCTAAAACTGTTATAGCTAATAAACTTAATAAAAATGCAAATCCATATTCTTTATCAAGTAAAAAATAAACTGTCCCTGCTATACCAATTATTATTATAAAAGACATCAATATTTTTATTACTAGTATTATCTTTTTATCAATAGCAACATCAGGCTCTTCCTGTGACGGTTCTCTTTTATCATCAAGGGGTTCATCTTCTAGGTGCGAATTTAGCCTGAGCTGATTCTGATTATTATCATCATCTTGCTTGACTTCTTTTTTTCCATTCTGCTTAATGCTAGTATGTGCATTAACCTTAGCCATCATAAACATAATTGTACCAGCTACTAAAAGTCCAACACCAGCAGACATAAGTATTATGGTAGTCATATAAATCCATCCTTATAATTATTTATACCCATTTTACTACCCTTAAATAAAGTATATCACACCCGCAAATTACATGAGTAAAACCAAAAAATATAGAATCTTTTATTTATCTTGACTTACCAGCGCGTACGCTTAGTTTCACCAAACCCCTTTATTCCTGAAAAATGCACCTTTTCTCCCTTAGGCTTTTGAAAGTATCCGGAAAACTCGCCCGGAAACTGCCGGAAAAACGTTTTTAAAAACCGAGTTTTTTTCATTTCCTTCATCTCATCATATGGGGTGAAAGTTAAAGATATAATGCCATTTTCATTAAAAGCCTTCCACTCATGCATAGGATTTAAAGGATCATAATCAAAAATCACCCGTCCAAAACGATACCTTTCACCATCCAGCCATAAAACATTCTCAGAATAATAGGTTTCATTAGTAAATGCAGCAAAATTTCCACCTATTGATAAATTTTCTTCCTTATCATAACCCGAGAACCCTATCCAGTACCATTCGGTTTCCCTTTTATAATAGCCAGCAGACCAGTTATAAAATAGTGTAGTATTAGATAGATCAAACTTTAGTTCTTTATCATCTAACTCAACATTGATAAAATCGGGTTTTATAAGTGAAGCTTTTTCAGTAAAGCTCCATCCATTTTGACCTGCCGGACATAATACTCTTAAAGGGCGATTTAAATTAAAATCATAATAAAACTGACCCGCAAAAGAAAAACGATTGCCTAAATTACAATTTACAAATAGCTCACTAGTTAAAAAATTTTTATTAATATCTATACCATTTTTGCCTTTACTATAAGCAATAGAATGTTTATCAGGATTAGCCGGGAAATCGAATTGTTTTTGTTTTTTAAACATACCATATACCTTATGGTCAAATAGCAAGCCTTCTTTGAAATCATAAAGATAAACAAAACAGTTATAACAATAGCTTAAATCTGTCATTGCTAGACCTAAAATATATTTATCACTAATCAAGCCTAAATAATTTAACTTATGAAACTTCCACTTCTTTTTAAAACCCTCTATTTCCCGATCAAAAAAGTCTAGTAAGCGATAATCCTGATAATTAAAGTCAATAGGATATTTGTCTATTATCCCATAATTAGCTCGACCATTTTCATTGATAATCGAAAACATCCTCAATCCTCCCAATGCAAACCAGTAATTCCCCTTATTTAAGATATCGAAATCTTAATACAATACAATTAGCATAAACAAAAAAATAGATGATGTCTACATTATAAAAGCTGTAATCCCCTAGAGCTCTGCTATAAAGAATGATGCAAAAAAGCGAGTCTGACATAAATTTAGTCAGACCCGCTTTAATTAAAAAATTAAGCTTGGTTTCACTGCCAAAAGCTAAACTTAGACTTTGGAGTCAGCTGAGCAAACATGTTTATCACACCTTGCTACTTGTAGAACCATTTTTATTGCTTGCGTTCTTCACGCAGATCATCTAAGGCAGCTTGCACTCGAGCACGCTCTACTGGTAGTGAACCTTCTTTAAGCTCCCCATAAAGTGCCTTAAATAAACAATAAATCATTAGAAGCATAATAATCATGAAGGGAAATCCTCCAAGGAGAGACGCTGTCTGCAATGCAGCTAGTCCACCCGCCAATAGCAAGACAGCAGCAAACGCTCCTTCTAAAACACCCCAAGTAATGCGTAATCCCATTGGAGGTGTAGGATTACCTTCTGATGTTAACATACCTAATACATAGGTTCCTGAGTCAGAAGAAGTTACAAAGAATATTGCTACAGATATCATAGCTACAACTACTAGTAAGCTTGATAAGGGGAAGTTAGCTAGCATAGCAAAAAACCCTAACGCTTCATCAGTTGCTACTATATCGGCAATTCCACCTGCTCCAAAGTGTTCCATGAATAATGCCGCACCACCGAATACACTAAACCAAATCATGCTTATAACTGTTGGTACTAACATTACACCTATAGCAAAACTACGTATAGTTCTTCCTCTAGAAACTCTGGCGATAAAGGCTCCTACAAATGGCGCCCATGCAATCCACCATGCCCAATAAAAGATTGTCCAAGCATCATACCAACCTTCAGTTCCAGCTCCAGCTGCATCTAAGCCAAATGACATACTTAATAAGTTTTGTAAATACTCACCGAAAGAATGAGTAAATAGGTTAACAATAAATAAAGTTGGTCCAACCACAAATACCAATAGCATAAGTGTTCCCGCAATAGTAATGTTTATTTGACTTAACCACTTAATGCCTCGGTTAATACCTGTGGTTGTAGATACAATGGCTAAGGTTGTAACAACAACAATTATAGTTAGCCATAGTGCAGGATTGTTTTGTATGCCGAATAGTGTTTCCATTCCTCCACCAATCTGCATAACACCCATACCTAATGAGGTTGAAATTCCAAATAGTGTGGCTAAAACCCCTATTATATTTACTGCATAGCCCCAGCCACCATTTATACCATCACGACCTAATATTGGTTCTAAGGTTGAGCTTAATAGCATTGGAAGTCCTTTGCGGTATGAAAAGTAAGCTAATGCACCCGCAACAACAGCATAAATAGCCCAAGGGTGTAAACCCCAATGGAAAAAGGAATATTGCATAGCCATATGTAAGGATTCTGCGGTGTTAGCTTCACCATAAGCTGGCCACATATAGTGATTAATCGGTTCTGAAACACCCCAGAATAGTAAACCAATTCCCATACCAGCACTAAATAGCATTGCAAACCACGCTTTATTCGAATAAGCCGGTTCTTCATCATCTCGTCCTAGTTTTATTTCTCCGAGAGGACTTAATATTAAAAATATAATTAAAAATAAAAACGCACTGCCTCCTAGAATGAATGCCCAGCCTAGATTAGTAACCATCC from Candidatus Syntrophocurvum alkaliphilum includes these protein-coding regions:
- a CDS encoding BCCT family transporter, which encodes MEQEQKGLTLFSDAIKTPVFIISIILAVTFVAIGIMLPEAFESFIDGAFDWMVTNLGWAFILGGSAFLFLIIFLILSPLGEIKLGRDDEEPAYSNKAWFAMLFSAGMGIGLLFWGVSEPINHYMWPAYGEANTAESLHMAMQYSFFHWGLHPWAIYAVVAGALAYFSYRKGLPMLLSSTLEPILGRDGINGGWGYAVNIIGVLATLFGISTSLGMGVMQIGGGMETLFGIQNNPALWLTIIVVVTTLAIVSTTTGINRGIKWLSQINITIAGTLMLLVFVVGPTLFIVNLFTHSFGEYLQNLLSMSFGLDAAGAGTEGWYDAWTIFYWAWWIAWAPFVGAFIARVSRGRTIRSFAIGVMLVPTVISMIWFSVFGGAALFMEHFGAGGIADIVATDEALGFFAMLANFPLSSLLVVVAMISVAIFFVTSSDSGTYVLGMLTSEGNPTPPMGLRITWGVLEGAFAAVLLLAGGLAALQTASLLGGFPFMIIMLLMIYCLFKALYGELKEGSLPVERARVQAALDDLREERKQ
- a CDS encoding YjfB family protein; its protein translation is MDVAALSISLNESKLKQSASVSVLKMAMDTATQNCEMLTELMDNVKAMEQSVHPHIGGKIDVRG
- a CDS encoding SIR2 family NAD-dependent protein deacylase, which gives rise to MNSDLQRIIDLMKNSNNTVVVTGAGISTEAGIPDFRGENGIYRQLGEDQVMEIINIDYFRNFPDKFYSFYREHFNYPEVAPSDARYALADLEQHGYVKNIVTQNIDNLHQKAGSKNVIPIHGNAERFKCLGRRCGKLYDKQYFLDSVEQVPKCSECGSILKPDVILFGENIYSYMDAADSIMSAQLLIVIGSSLTVYPLAGFVNHFCILTQDLVIINRGSTALDHSAQVKLDTTGTTTSEILTEICNQLGIDSF
- a CDS encoding flagellar protein FlaG, producing MRVEGQGKAFDNPIKKEVKMNNKSENKSIADKTKDSTSKLEPTLDNLTKATDKLNKAFKISDYNIKFNVHEESERIHVKMIDSMTEEIIREIPPEKLLDFAAHIQEILDDAVGFLVDEIV
- a CDS encoding DUF2804 domain-containing protein; translation: MFSIINENGRANYGIIDKYPIDFNYQDYRLLDFFDREIEGFKKKWKFHKLNYLGLISDKYILGLAMTDLSYCYNCFVYLYDFKEGLLFDHKVYGMFKKQKQFDFPANPDKHSIAYSKGKNGIDINKNFLTSELFVNCNLGNRFSFAGQFYYDFNLNRPLRVLCPAGQNGWSFTEKASLIKPDFINVELDDKELKFDLSNTTLFYNWSAGYYKRETEWYWIGFSGYDKEENLSIGGNFAAFTNETYYSENVLWLDGERYRFGRVIFDYDPLNPMHEWKAFNENGIISLTFTPYDEMKEMKKTRFLKTFFRQFPGEFSGYFQKPKGEKVHFSGIKGFGETKRTRW
- the fliS gene encoding flagellar export chaperone FliS, which produces MNASLQAYNTYKKAKVETVAPGKLLLMLYDGAVKNIINAQKEIEDKDYNKAHQSIIKTQDIIVELMSTLNMDYEISNNLFSLYEYMRNQLVEANINKDVKPLEEVKGLLSELRGAWQEAINATNSASASNNAQPSNLSIKG